A region from the Eublepharis macularius isolate TG4126 chromosome 13, MPM_Emac_v1.0, whole genome shotgun sequence genome encodes:
- the DLG3 gene encoding disks large homolog 3 isoform X6, whose translation MMNSSMSSGSGSLRTSEKRSLYVRALFDYDRTRDSCLPSQGLSFSYGDILHVINASDDEWWQARLVTPHGESEQIGVIPSKKRVEKKERARLKTVKFHARTGMIESNRSIKTKRKKSFRLSRKFPFYKSKENMAQESSGQEQGVTSNTSDSESSSKGQEDTILSYEPVTRQEIHYARPVIILGPMKDRVNDDLISEFPHKFGSCVPHTTRPRRENEVDGQDYHFVVSREQMEKDIQDSKFIEAGQFNDNLYGTSIQSVRAVAERGKHCILDVSGNAIKRLQQAQLYPIAIFIKPKSIEALMEMNRRQTYEQANKVFDKAMKLEQEFGEYFTAIVQGDTLEEIYSKIKQIIEDQSGHYIWVPSPEKL comes from the exons ATGATGAACAGCAGCATGAGCTCAGGATCTGGCTCTCTCCGGACAAGCGAAAAGCGATCTCTCTATGTCCG GGCCCTCTTCGACTATGATCGAACTCGAGACAGCTGCTTGCCCAGTCAGGGACTCAGTTTTTCTTATGGGGACATCTTGCATGTTATCAATGCCTCGGatgatgagtggtggcaggcgAGGCTAGTAACACCTCATGGAGAGAGTGAGCAAATTGGGGTCATCCCCAGCAAGAAGAG AGTGGAAAAGAAGGAAAGGGCACGGTTGAAAACAGTGAAGTTCCATGCTCGGACTGGGATGATTGAATCCAACAGG TCGATCAAAACGAAACGTAAAAAGAGTTTCCGCCTCTCTCGAAAGTTCCCATTTTACAAGAGCAAAGAGAACATGGCCCAGGAGAGCAGCGGACAGGAAC AGGGAGTGACGTCAAACACCAGTGACAGTGAAAGTAGTTCCA AAGGACAAGAGGACACAATTCTGTCATATGAACCTGTGACACGGCAAGAAA TTCACTACGCGAGGCCTGTGATCATTTTGGGACCTATGAAGGATCGAGTCAATGATGATCTTATTTCAGAGTTCCCTCACAAATTTGGCTCCTGCGTGCCAC ACACTACCAGGCCCCGGCGTGAGAATGAGGTGGATGGTCAGGATTACCACTTTGTGGTGTCTCGGGAGCAGATGGAGAAGGACATTCAAGACAGCAAATTCATTGAGGCAGGGCAGTTCAATGACAATCTCTATGGGACCAGTATTCAGTCTGTGCGGGCAGTAGCAGAGAGG GGGAAACACTGCATTCTTGACGTGTCCGGTAATGCTATCAAGAGGTTGCAGCAAGCACAACTGTACCCAATCGCCATTTTCATCAAGCCAAAATCCATTGAAGCACTTAT GGAGATGAACCGGCGGCAGACGTATGAGCAAGCCAACAAGGTCTTTGACAAAGCCATGAAATTGGAGCAGGAGTTTGGAGAATATTTTACAG